AAAGGGTCTGCTCACCAAGGGCAAACCCGACTGTAACTCAACTACGATCTGCTTATCCAGCTCGCTTAAATTCATATTTCTCCTCACCAAACAGTTATTCTTCATCTCTAACTTGGAAATTAACCAATACTTTAAAAAACCTCTGGGCGGGAAGATTGATGATATCCTCAATCCCTGTTTTTTCTTTGATTTCATTTAAAATTTGTTGTACCTTTTCCGGTGACCGGGCCAGGATGGTAAACCACATGTTATAGTCATCTTCACGCAAATAGTTATGGGTAATACCAATGTAACTATTGATTACCTCGGCCACTTCCTCAATCCGCTCCGGTGGTACTTTGATGGCGCAAAGTGTTCCTTTATAACCTAACTTGCGTGAATCAAAAACTCCCCCCAGACGCCGGATAACATCCTGTTGCATCAGTCTTGCCAGCCGATCCAGTACCTCTTGCTCAGTAATCCCTAATTTTTCTGCCAAAACCTTATAGGGTTCCGGGCAAATTGGTACCTCTGCTTGGACTAAATTGAGTAAGCGCCTATCAATTTGATCAAGCTGCATTTAATACCCCTTTCGTCCATG
This region of Desulforamulus ferrireducens genomic DNA includes:
- a CDS encoding AsnC family transcriptional regulator gives rise to the protein MQLDQIDRRLLNLVQAEVPICPEPYKVLAEKLGITEQEVLDRLARLMQQDVIRRLGGVFDSRKLGYKGTLCAIKVPPERIEEVAEVINSYIGITHNYLREDDYNMWFTILARSPEKVQQILNEIKEKTGIEDIINLPAQRFFKVLVNFQVRDEE